One region of Salvia miltiorrhiza cultivar Shanhuang (shh) chromosome 3, IMPLAD_Smil_shh, whole genome shotgun sequence genomic DNA includes:
- the LOC131015354 gene encoding conserved oligomeric Golgi complex subunit 8: MTAMASPETPASDDVSAEMSNLLPLASAAQQPYVSELLSFTLDRLHKEPELLRVDAERIRRQMQEVAVGNYRAFIAAADALLEIREEVSSIDKHLESLISEIPKLTSGCTEFVDSAENILEKRKMNQTLLANQSTLLDLLEIPQLMDTCVRNGNFDEALDLETFVAKLTTMHPKIPVIQALAAEVRQTTQSLLSQLLLKLRSNIQLPECLRIIGYLRRIGVFSEYEMRLQFLRCREAWLTGILDDLDQRNPYEYLKGMINCHRMHLFDVVNQYRAIFADHTSESEENYDGGLLFDWAMHQITSHLKTLKVMLPKISEGGSLSNILDQCMYCAMGLGWVGLDFRGLLPPLFEEAVVNLFSKNMSSAVENFQLVLDSHRWVPLPAVGFPAHSFGDESHDDVTPPSSLMEHPPLAVFINGVSAAMNELRPCAPISLKHVLAQELVKDLQVVSDTLLRYHTTKMLRDNESQLFLKLCQAFIEVAFPHCAACFGRCYPGGAALITDAKKMFDGISRLLATSPSRELPKPVQNQNAEAKNASENGNANAPVVENGARRSIERSGSSSQDEKEQNHVSSEKEVKTAAATSEEPQKSSVSS, encoded by the exons ATGACGGCAATGGCGTCGCCCGAAACTCCGGCGAGCGACGACGTATCGGCGGAGATGTCGAACCTCCTCCCGCTCGCCTCCGCCGCGCAGCAGCCTTACGTCTCCGAACTCCTCTCATTTACACTCGATCGCCTCCATAAG GAACCGGAATTGCTGAGAGTAGATGCGGAGAGAATACGGCGGCAGATGCAAGAGGTGGCGGTGGGGAACTACCGCGCATTCATTGCGGCGGCGGATGCGTTGCTCGAGATCCGAGAGGAGGTTTCTTCAATTGACAAGCATCTCGAGTCTCTG ATTTCTGAAATTCCAAAACTAACATCCGGCTGCACTGAGTTTGTTGATTCGGCTGAAAATATATTGGAAAAAAGGAAGATGAACCAAACGTTACTAGCCAACCAGAGCACTTTGCTTGATTTACTCGAAATTCCTCAACTTATGGACAC ATGCGTGAGGAATGGAAATTTTGACGAAGCTCTTGACTTAGAAACTTTTGTCGCAAAGCTTACTACAATGCACCCAAA aatTCCTGTGATTCAGGCTCTAGCCGCAGAAGTTCGGCAGACCACCCAGTCCCTTCTTTCACAGCTTCTTCTGAAACTTAGGTCTAATATTCAG TTGCCAGAGTGCTTGCGCATAATTGGATATTTACGTCGAATAGGAGTTTTCAGTGAATATGAAATGCGCCTACAG TTTTTAAGATGTCGTGAAGCCTGGCTTACTGGGATACTTGATGACTTAGACCAGAGAAATCCTTATGAATATTTGAAGGGGATGATTAACTGTCACAGAATGCACCTTTTTGATGTTGTCAATCAATATCGAGCCATCTTTGCTGATCACACATCCGAGAGTGAAGAAAATTATGATGGTGGGCTACTCTTTGATTGGGCCATGCATCAGATTACCTCGCATCTGAAGACTCTTAAAGTTATGCTTCCAAAGATCAGTGAAGGTGGATCACTGTCAAATATTCTGGATCAGTGCATG TATTGTGCCATGGGCCTTGGATGGGTTGGTTTGGATTTTCGAGGGCTGCTTCCCCCGCTATTTGAAGA AGcagttgtaaatttattttcaaagaatatgaGTAGTGCTGTTGAGAATTTTCAG TTAGTGTTGGATTCTCATCGTTGGGTCCCGTTGCCAGCAGTTGGCTTTCCTGCCCATAGTTTTGGCGACGAAAGTCATGATGATGTTACTCCTCCTTCAAGTCTTATGGAACATCCACCTCTTGCTGTTTTCATCAACG GCGTATCTGCGGCAATGAACGAACTACGCCCCTGCGCTCCGATAAGTTTGAAACACGTGCTCGCTCAAGAACTAGTCAAGGATTTGCAGGTTGTTTCCGATACCCTACTGAGATACCACACGACCAAAATGCTCCGAGACAACGAGTCTCAACTTTTCCTCAAACTTTGCCAAGCATTCATCGAG GTCGCTTTCCCACATTGCGCCGCATGCTTTGGTCGCTGCTACCCCGGTGGAGCTGCTCTGATCACAGATGCCAAGAAAATGTTCGACGGAATCAGCCGCCTACTAGCAACCTCACCCTCCAGAGAACTACCAAAACCAGTCCAGAACCAGAATGCAGAGGCCAAGAACGCATCGGAAAATGGTAACGCCAACGCCCCCGTGGTCGAAAACGGGGCCCGCCGCAGTATCGAGCGGTCGGGAAGCTCCAGCCAAGACGAGAAGGAACAGAATCATGTCAGCTCAGAGAAGGAAGTCAAGACAGCGGCAGCTACAAGTGAAGAACCTCAAAAATCATCAGTATCATCATGA